The Larimichthys crocea isolate SSNF unplaced genomic scaffold, L_crocea_2.0 scaffold322, whole genome shotgun sequence DNA segment catgtatgtatatgttattatatNNNNNNNNNNTGTGGTGtgggtggtgttgtgtgtggtggtgtgggggtgtgggtgtgtgtgtgtgcgtgcgtgggtgtggtgtgtgggtgtgtggtgtgtgtgtgtgtgcagagggtGTGTGTTCTCGCGGCGTCCTGGTCGCTGACTGTGCGGCAGCTGCTGTTTGGACGAAGCTGGAGTGTGACGCAGTGGGAGTTGCGTGCAGCGACCAATCAGGACGAGGGGAGCACTGCAGCCATACgtacaccacacacaaccacacacaccacacaccacacaccacacacacacacacacacacaccatacagaTAACGTACAAGAGAAATAACTTCAGCAGTgacccctccttctctcctcctctcctcctcctcctctctctctcctctcctcctcctctcctgcctgcctcctcctcctcagtgaaTCAGACCTTCGCTTCGTCGGTGGACATCGATGTGAACCAGAGAAACGGtttgttctttgtctctttgtcctttttgtctcttaaatgatgaaaactaacatttaaaataaagttacaagtggtttgttttcacacaatAGCCAAACAAGTGCAGACgaatgaacaaatctaaaacaatCGACTGAACAAAATCTAAACCATCAGACGGgaacaaatctaaaccaatcagacgTGAACAGATATAAACCAGCAGACTGAACAgatctaaaccaatcagactGAACAAATCGACAGCATTCTTGTTTTCGTCCCATCTGGAGTCAGATcacagaataaactgtatgaacaCGATTAACTGGATAAGCTGAAATACAAACCTGAATGTTCATTTAAACATGGTGAGTGATGAGTCCATAAAGTCCTGTGAACGTTCATCCAGTTCAACACGTGTCTCGGCGCTGTAACAAACGCTgcaagatatatataaatatacagaatgtgtatatatatgttaacagatatatataacatatacatacacgtgTGGTATAtaatgttatacagatatataataacataatacagacatgtgtatatatatgttaatacagatatataataacaatagacatacatttgtgtatatatgttatacagatagataaaacatatacatacacattgtATATATGGTTATACAGATAGATATAACATATACAACCAGTGTATAGATATGTAACAGATAgatataacatatacatacacgtgTAATATATAggtatacagatatataataacatataccatacatgtgtatatatatgtttatacaAGATATAagaacatatacatacatgtgtattatatgtttatacgatatataataacatatacataacggtgtatatatatgttttatacagattataataacatatacatacatgtgtatattATGTTATACAGATAGATAAAGAACATATACCATACACATGTGTATAAGGTTATACAGATATTAATACAGATACGACACGTGTGTATATATGTTAGACAGAATAGATAATAAACATATCATACACGTGTGTATATATGGTTATACAGATAATAAGAACATATACATACACGGGGTATATAGttgttatacagatatataataacatatacatacacgtgtatatatatgttatacagatatataataacatgaCGACACGTGTACATAGATGTTATACAGATAATCATAATAACATATACAGACATGTGTACAGAtgatgttatacagatatataataacagatacatacagtgtatattatgttataagagataaagaaaaataatacatacatgtgtacatatatggtttatacagatatataataaatatacatacatgtgtacatatattttataacagatagataataacatatacaacatgttacatatatgttatacagagTATAACAGCAGCGTGTATGACGCTTCATTCTTCTGAAATCTGCAGCCTGTGACGGACAGTTAATAGaaagtaaataatataaacatgagCTTTAagggccgtgattggcccccgggccgtacGTTGAACATCCCCTCAGCTCGGTGCTCGGAGCCGCCGACACCGGCCGTGGTCGGGCCAGTCAACGCGCTGGTACGACGACCCGCTGGACAGGAAGTGTTCCGTTTTCACGTAAGGCGGCTGTGACGCTAACGGGAAAAACTTCAACGACCAGAAGACGGTGGCAGCGAGACGTGGTGACGGAGTGACCAGTAcgacagatacacacaaatcacacaaatacacacaaatacccATGAAACCCATGATACAGTCGTATAGAGCAGTAAGCAACAGTGTGTACTCGTGTACTCTCAGAGAGCGACGTCTTATTCAGAGGAGTCTTCGAACGTTGTTCGATAAACTTGAAGAAAGGACTCAGGTGAGAAGAGTCTTCACGTCCCACAATGCACCAGGTGCAGGCGGTCACAGGGGCCTCGTCTCCTCAGGTACATCGCGCTGGCCGTTCTTCTGTCGGTGGCCATGCTTGGCTTCGGCTGGGGATCCTCCATACTGGCTTTCCTGAAGGCCAAAAGGAGCGCTCGCCATAGGCCGGTCGCCACAGGCCCCGCCCCACGTGGCGCTGTAAGAGCAGACACGCTCGTCTACACAGCACCACGCAAACCTGTGTGATGTTCACCACCAAACCTGTGTGAACGTCACTGCCACACATGTGTGATGTCACCGCCGAAACTGTGTGATGTCCCACCAAACCTGTGTGACGGCAATGGCCACACCGTGTGATGTCACCGCCGACCTGTGTTATGTCACCGCGACGAACTTGTGTCATATTTCTGCGTGCCGTGACGTTTCTCctcttttgatttttctttttaaaaaacgtttGATGCTAATGAGCTCCTTGGCTTCCACGCGTGAACGGTCAAGAACAAGCGTCGTTGATTTGATCAGTGGTGGTTTACAGTGTGTTGGGTTCTTCTGTGTTTCATATGTGTGATGTATTTATAAGTGTTTGGGTCTCAGGTTCACGTCGTCTCAGGTCGTTGGTGTCATTTAAGCTGAACAATCAAGCACAGCGGTCTTTTTCCTAAACATCAACCGTCACATGACCACAACATCTGAACGTCCCATGACAACGaggaaccacacacacacacacacacacacacacgcacacacacacacacacacgtttagtTCCTGAACAGGTGATCACGGTCAGCTGATGTAAAGAGGTGCATTGTGGGActgaccagcagagggcagagcGACCGACCTCACTGATGTAACTGTGGACAGAGACACACCATCAATACTGcagtactgtgtgtactgtgtgtactgtgtgtactgtgtatactgtgtgtgtactctgtgtgtactgtgtgtgtactgtgtatactgtgtgtgtactgtgtgtgtactgtgtgtactatgtgtgtactgtgtgtatactgtgtgtactgtgtgtactgtgtgtactgtgtgtgtactgtgtgtactgtgtgtactgtgtgtgtactgaccaGTGACCCCGCTGCAGGCGGACACACACTCGTCCTCAGAcaggaagttgttgttgtttggtttacAGCCTCCGAACAGGAAGTGCTCACAGCTGCTCGTCGCCGCGTTGTAACGCCATCGAGGAAACGCAGCACGACACGGACCGACCTTCACCGGAGCTCCACAGTACACTgaagtacacacagtacactgaagtacacacacacacacacacagagtaaaagtACTCCTGATACTCAGCATGGACACTACAaaacccacaatgcactgcacaTGGAGTACTCTGTGTACAGTCGGACTACTTTTCCCATGAGCACTCACAGGTGGACTGCTCCGGGCTGAGGACGAGGATGCGGACGTTGGTGTCGTGTGATTGGTCTTTGGAGTCGGTGACGGTCAGCTGGAACTGGTAGGGTCCGGGCTGCAGGTTGGACAGCCTCACCTGGTCAGGTAGCTCCGTGTTCTGCACGTTCACATTCAAACAGAACTTCACTGAGCTGAACTACCTGTGGTACCTGTGTTAAGCCCCGCCCCCTGACTCAGCAGTTTTACCTCCATCTTGACGCCGTTGTCTCCGCTCTGCAGAGTCCACCTGTAGTCTTTGATGTGGGCGTCGCCCAGCGCCAGGCTCTCGCTGCCGTTGAGCGTCACCGTGTGTCCAGGCTGAACAATGACATCTGGACTGGCAATGGCGATGGGCGGAGCCTGCTCGACTggagacacacagtgacatcacagagaaacacacacacacacacacacacacacacacacacacacgtcatgtgACTTATGCTGAAGAGTGAGGTAACCAATCAGGTGTGCACAACTACGAATAAATTAACACCTTTAAGTAATCAGGACAGAATGTTTATTAGAAGACAGCTGATCTTAAAGATGAATGACTCTGATCAGTAATCAATCATTAGTGATTAATTATTgatacatgtgtatatgtgtatttgtatatatgtgtatttgtatatacgtgtatatgtgtatttgtatatacgtgtatatgtgtatttgtatatatgtgtatttgtatatacgtgtatatgtgtatttgtatatatgtgtatatcatGTATtgatatatgtgtatatgtgtgtatcgtgtatttatatatgtgtatatcgtgtatttaaatatgtgtatattgtatattgatatctgtgtatatgtgtatatcgtgtatttatatatgtgtatatatatgagTATATGTGTACTATATATGTACTATACACAATATATGAGTATATGTGTACTATAATTGATCCGGACTCACGTGCTCCCTGCGGCCCCTGCAGGTGTGTCCGGAACACGGACTCCCGGATGTAGCTCCGGTACCCGTCCTTGTTCACGAACCTGCACACGAAGCGGTTCCGGTGGACGCAGTCGATCAGGTCGCAGGTGCGGTTCTCCGCCGCTGCCGCTCCGAGTGCGCGCGGCCCCAGCAGCGCCAGGTTACAGCGCGGGTCCTCGCAGCACGCGCGCTCACATGCCTCCGCGGAGCGCACATGCGCGGTGTCCAGCAGAGCCGCTCCCTCCTTCACCGCGTCCTCCGCGTCCAGCACGAAGTTCTCCTGACTGGACCGGAACGGGCCGCTGCAGTCCAGAACCTGTGCCGCTCCGGCGGGccgcaggaggaggaagaggaggagggggaggggggcgagggggaggagggaggcagaggaagcAGACATTTCCAGGTGCAGACAGAGTaaagacaggtgacaggtgaccGACCTCCTGACACGTCACAACGAGAACCGGAAGTGTCTTTCTGTTCAGTAAAAAACGTGAAATGGTTAAAAAGCTCGCGGCCGTCAGGATCCGTGTGTCCGCTCAGCTCAGCTCGTCAGGTGTGTCTCACCTGttcacagacaggaagagacgGCAGACACGCCCCTGACAGACTGACGTCACTCAGGTGTgctgaaaacaggaaatacagtCTGCACCTGTTCATGACACGATGACGTCACTGTTAATGATTAACtgattatatttatgtattctgATTATACTTATATTACTACTGCCACTACTGCCACTACTGCTACtgccactactactactactactactgctactactgctactactactactactactactactactgctactactactgctactactactactactactactgccattactgctactactactactactactactactactgctactgccactactgctactgctactactactactacgactactactgctactgctactactactactgctactactactactactactactgctactactactactactactactactactactgctaatactactactgctactactactactactactgctactactactgccactactactactactactgctactgctaatactactactgctactactgctaatactactactactaccactactgctactactactactactactactactactgctactgctactgctaatactactactgctactactactactgctactactactgccactactactactactactactactactactactactactactgctaatactactactgctactactactactactactgctactactgctgctactactgctactactactactactactactactactgctactgccattactgctactactactactactactgctactactactactactactactactactactgctactactactactactactactgccactactactactactactactactactNNNNNNNNNNNNNNNNNNNNNNNNNNNNNNNNNNNNNNNNNNNNNNNNNNNNNNNNNNNNNNNNNNNNNNNNNNNNNNNNNNNNNNNNNNNNNNNNNNNNNNNNNNNNNNNNNNNNNNNNNNNNNNNNNNNNNNNNNNNNNNNNNNNNNNNNNNNNNNNNNNNNNNNNNNNNNNNNNNNNNNNNNNNNNNNNNNNNNNNNNNNNNNNNNNNNNNNNNNNNNNNNNNNNNNNNNNNNNNNNNNNNNNNNNNNNNNNNNNNNNNNNNNNNNNNNNNNNNNNNNNNNNNNNNNNNNNNNNNNNNNNNNNNNNNNNNNNNNNNNNNNNNNNNNNNNNNNNNNNNNNNNNNNNNNNNNNNNNNNNNNNNNNNNNNNNNNNNNNNNNNNNNNNNNNNNNNNNNNNNNNNNNNNNNNNNNNNNNNNNNNNNNNNNNNNNNNNNNNNNNNNNNNNNNNNNNNNNNNNNNNNNNNNNNNNNNNNNNNNNNNNNNNNNNNNNNNNNNNNNNNNNNNNNNNNNNNNNNNNNNNNNNNNNNNNNNNNNNNNNNNNNNNNNNNNNNNNNNNNNNNNNNNNNNNNNNNNNNNNNNNNNNNNNNNNNNNNNNNNNNNNNNNNNNNNNNNNNNNNNNNNNNNNNNNNNNNNNNNNNNNNNNNNNNNNNNNNNNNNNNNNNNNNNNNNNNNNNNNNNNNNNNNNNNNNNNNNNNNNNNNNNNNNNNNNNNNNNNNNNNNNNNNNNNNNNNNNNNNNNNNNNNNNNNNNNNNNNNNNNNNNNNNNNNNNNNNNNNNNNNNNNNNNNNNNNNNNNNNNNNNNNNNNNNNNNNNNNNNNNNNNNNNNNNNNNNNNNNNNNNNNNNNNNNNNNNNNNNNNNNNNNNNNNNNNNNNNNNNNNNNNNNNNNNNNNNNNNNNNNNNNNNNNNNNNNNNNNNNNNNNNNNNNNNNNNNNNNNNNNNNNNNNNNNNNNNNNNNNNNNNNNNNNNNNNNNNNNNNNNNNNNNNNNNNNNNNNNNNNNNNNNNNNNNNNNNNNNNNNNNNNNNNNNNNNNNNNNNNNNNNNNNNNNNNNNNNNNNNNNNNNNNNNNNNNNNNNNNNNNNNNNNNNNNNNNNNNNNNNNNNNNNNNNNNNNNNNNNNNNNNNNNNNNNNNNNNNNNNNNNNNNNNNNNNNNNNNNNNNNNNNNNNNNNNNNNNNNNNNNNNNNNNNNNNNNNNNNNNNNNNNNNNNNNNNNNNNNNNNNNNNNNNNNNNNNNNNNNNNNNNNNNNNNNNNNNNNNNNNNNNNNNNNNNNNNNNNNNNNNNNNNNNNNNNNNNNNNNNNNNNNNNNNNNNNNNNNNNNNNNNNNNNNNNNNNNNNNNNNNNNNNNNNNNNNNNNNNNNNNNNNNNNNNNNNNNNNNNNNNNNNNNNNNNNNNNNNNNNNNNNNNNNNNNNNNNNNNNNNNNNNNNNNNNNNNNNNNNNNNNNNNNNNNNNNNNNNNNNNNNNNNNNNNNNNNNNNNNNNNNNNNNNNNNNNNNNNNNNNNNNNNNNNNNNNNNNNNNNNNNNNNNNNNNNNNNNNNNNNNNNNNNNNNNNNNNNNNNNNNNNNNNNNNNNNNNNNNNNNNNNNNNNNNNNNNNNNNNNNNNNNNNNNNNNNNNNNNNNNNNNNNNNNNNNNNNNNNNNNNNNNNNNNNNNNNNNNNNNNNNNNNNNNNNNNNNNNNNNNNNNNNNNNNNNNNNNNNNNNNNNNNNNNNNNNNNNNNNNNNNNNNNNNNNNNNNNNNNNNNNNNNNNNNN contains these protein-coding regions:
- the LOC104933381 gene encoding kunitz-type protease inhibitor 1-like gives rise to the protein MSASSASLLPLAPLPLLLFLLLRPAGAAQVLDCSGPFRSSQENFVLDAEDAVKEGAALLDTAHVRSAEACERACCEDPRCNLALLGPRALGAAAAENRTCDLIDCVHRNRFVCRFVNKDGYRSYIRESVFRTHLQGPQGALEQAPPIAIASPDVIVQPGHTVTLNGSESLALGDAHIKDYRWTLQSGDNGVKMENTELPDQVRLSNLQPGPYQFQLTVTDSKDQSHDTNVRILVLSPEQSTLYCGAPVKVGPCRAAFPRWRYNAATSSCEHFLFGGCKPNNNNFLSEDECVSACSGVTVTSVRSVALPSAGQSHNAPLYIS